The genomic stretch CCCGGCCACCGGGATCAACAAAGTAGAAGCGGAGGACGCGTCTGATGCCGCGCCCGAAAGAAGCGGCTGCTTAAGCTTTGAGCATGGTGCTCAGAGCCGTGTTCGTTATTGAGCAGCGCTATGAAGAATTGTCCGAACAATCGAGCTCTCTCGCCCAGCGTCCCTTCGCCGGTCGCAATACTATGTGCATCCACGAGTCCGGATGTTCCATGCACCTCCTGCACCTTCGCACGTCCCGATCAATCAAAGTTTGCGCTGGCTCTCTTCGGGCTGGCACGAAAAAAAGACGGACTGCTGAAACAGTCCGTCCTTCTTAACCCAAGCCACACCCCATTCGTGAGAAATCACGAGTGGATTACCGATACCGCAAAGTTCCGGCGCGTGGGCTTATGGCTGGGGAGCACCACTGGTGCGCCCAAGGCTATAAGCCCCACGTGCTCGGAATAATTCTATTAAACAAAACCGACACGATTATGGCAAATACGCCAAATTCACTACCCAGAGCGGTCTCAGGCCGCCGCATCACAACTCCTCGATGGAGGAGCCTTTTGCCGCTACTCGCTATCCTGACAATAGCACTACCGATGGTCAGCATTGCGCAAACCCCAAACACCATAAATGCGATCGGGGCTGCTGTCGATGGATCATGTGGCACTACGAACGAATGCTGCGTTCATCTCCAACTGACAGTCAACCAGACGACGGACAAGGCAGTAGTCGATTTTGCCTCGGCAGTAAGTCCAATAGCGGACTGCATCGATCACGCCTGCATTAACCCGCCTGTTGCTACAGTGACAAAGAATAGTGCGGGAGAATTCGAATTCGATTTCTCGCCAGCGGCACAGCCTGGCATGGTGTATGACATTTACATCTGCGCACCGTCGAATTGCTGGTGCAACTGGTCATGGTGGAACGTCAACACCTCCAATCTTGGAGCGCCAGCTGGAGTTGGAGGTGGCGTAATCCCGAACTGTGGAGGATGCGTTGGAGGGAATCCTGTACCTACTGATTGTAGCGGCTGTGATACATTGATGGTCTACAAGCAGGACTGCTGGATCGACATCTGCGTCAATCATCTTGGCTCTGGCCCGAATTCGTTTACTCTTAATTTCAACCCACCATTACAGCCTTGCAATCATCCCAGCCCTACGGACCCACACGGTCCTTGCGAGGGTTGGACCAATCCAACTATCATCCCGCAGTATCCCTGGACCTATACGATTTCACCTGATGGCAGTACAATTATAGTATCTGGTGGCAACTATGAGCCTTGTCAGGAAGTCTGTATCGCAATCCCAACGTGCATGACCAGCGTTCCCCCGAGCGATACGCGCCAACCCGTTACAATTACACTTACGAGCCCAAACGCCTGCCCTGGCAATGGCGCAACTGTGGCGATGAAACAATCGGATGGGTCATGGATCCGGCCTGATGGATCATCAGCCAGTCCGAATTATCCGAACCCCGTAACAGCTTCGACGGGCTTCAAGACCCTTATTCCATTCACAACAGCAGTGCAGGGTACCGCCTACATTCGCGTTGTAAACGCGAAGGGAGAGGAAGTCCTGAAGGACAATGAAG from Bacteroidota bacterium encodes the following:
- a CDS encoding T9SS type A sorting domain-containing protein, which translates into the protein MANTPNSLPRAVSGRRITTPRWRSLLPLLAILTIALPMVSIAQTPNTINAIGAAVDGSCGTTNECCVHLQLTVNQTTDKAVVDFASAVSPIADCIDHACINPPVATVTKNSAGEFEFDFSPAAQPGMVYDIYICAPSNCWCNWSWWNVNTSNLGAPAGVGGGVIPNCGGCVGGNPVPTDCSGCDTLMVYKQDCWIDICVNHLGSGPNSFTLNFNPPLQPCNHPSPTDPHGPCEGWTNPTIIPQYPWTYTISPDGSTIIVSGGNYEPCQEVCIAIPTCMTSVPPSDTRQPVTITLTSPNACPGNGATVAMKQSDGSWIRPDGSSASPNYPNPVTASTGFKTLIPFTTAVQGTAYIRVVNAKGEEVLKDNEDVTYAGQHFFYFSADQLPSGTYFYQIEFPKGVIITSKTILVVK